The proteins below come from a single Mucilaginibacter mali genomic window:
- a CDS encoding carboxypeptidase regulatory-like domain-containing protein — MKSKYLIPAAIIFLFACSGLRSAGQVKQGIEGYVYLLRGNQMPSPGKPISKGRGVARDIYIYQPTSTGQTTGNRPAFTSIKTKLIAQVKSDSAGHYFVKLPPGDYSVFIKEGACFFAAESDGSGTLNPVKVNTNIVTLKNLTITLNATY; from the coding sequence ATGAAATCTAAATACCTGATACCCGCGGCAATTATTTTTCTTTTTGCCTGTTCGGGCCTAAGATCGGCCGGACAAGTTAAGCAGGGGATTGAGGGCTATGTGTATTTACTGCGGGGCAACCAAATGCCATCGCCGGGCAAACCTATTAGCAAAGGCCGGGGCGTAGCCCGCGATATTTATATCTATCAACCAACAAGCACCGGGCAAACTACGGGTAACCGGCCGGCTTTTACATCGATAAAAACAAAGCTGATAGCACAGGTAAAAAGCGATAGCGCCGGTCATTATTTTGTAAAATTACCGCCAGGCGATTATTCCGTTTTTATTAAAGAAGGCGCCTGTTTTTTTGCAGCAGAGAGTGATGGCAGCGGGACGTTAAATCCCGTAAAGGTTAATACAAATATCGTTACCCTAAAAAATTTAACCATCACCCTAAATGCGACTTATTAA
- a CDS encoding hypervirulence associated TUDOR domain-containing protein, with product MKKGDTVHWNWGASQAEGKIEKTHKEPVEKKIKGADVKRNATKDSPAYQIKQKDGSIVLKSESELKKGPK from the coding sequence ATGAAAAAGGGAGATACCGTACACTGGAACTGGGGCGCATCGCAGGCCGAAGGCAAAATAGAGAAAACGCATAAAGAGCCGGTTGAGAAAAAGATAAAAGGCGCCGATGTAAAGCGGAATGCCACAAAAGATAGCCCGGCCTACCAGATAAAGCAAAAGGATGGTAGTATAGTATTAAAATCAGAAAGCGAGTTAAAAAAGGGGCCGAAATAA
- a CDS encoding GyrI-like domain-containing protein, which yields MHLRTTTLPAKTFIGKHFTMSFVQNKTFELWRGFMPQRKEIKHTVGTELYSMEVYPTGFFANFNPASQFEKWAAVEVSEVEEIPVGMEMLNTPEGLYAVFLHTGPASEGARTYDYIFREWLPQSEYEVDDRPHFAVMGEKYQQDSPASEEELWIPIRKK from the coding sequence ATGCACCTCCGCACCACAACCCTCCCCGCAAAAACATTTATCGGTAAGCATTTTACCATGTCATTTGTTCAAAACAAAACTTTTGAATTGTGGCGCGGCTTTATGCCGCAGCGTAAAGAGATAAAGCATACCGTCGGTACCGAGTTGTACTCGATGGAGGTTTACCCGACCGGTTTCTTCGCCAATTTTAATCCGGCCAGCCAATTTGAAAAATGGGCGGCGGTGGAAGTTTCTGAAGTGGAAGAAATTCCTGTGGGAATGGAAATGTTGAACACTCCTGAGGGCTTATATGCCGTGTTTCTGCACACTGGTCCCGCCAGTGAGGGCGCACGCACATACGATTATATCTTTAGAGAATGGCTACCGCAATCTGAATATGAAGTTGACGACCGCCCGCATTTTGCCGTTATGGGCGAAAAATACCAGCAGGATAGCCCTGCATCCGAGGAAGAATTGTGGATCCCTATCCGAAAGAAATAA
- the ggt gene encoding gamma-glutamyltransferase, whose translation MQHLIPRKYCFIAGMLLLAGIVLPGCVRGQLGRDSSDQYYNGMVVCAYPDAAKVGVEILKKGGNAVDAAVAVQFALAVTLPEAGNIGGGGFMVYRSGRGQTNTLDFREKAPATASANMYLDSAGNVIPGMSLSTHQASGVPGSVDGMIQAHKKYGKLKWADLVEPAIRLARDGFKVTKRLADDLNRNAADFQKRNPGKKYFLKDTKWQEGDLLVQDDLANTLELIKDKGRDGFYAGKVADMLIAEMQTGKGMITKEDLKNYHSVWRKPIVGMYKDYKIITMPPPSSGGIALLQLLHSVEKYPLSKWGFNKDSTVQVIVEAERRVYADRSKYLGDPDFYKVPVDSLLRPAYIDSRMKSFDWAAATPSSSIQAGSFVGYESDQTTHYSIVDREGNAVSITTTLNGSFGSKIVVAGAGFLLNNEMDDFSSKQGVPNMYGLVGGKANSIQPGKRMLSSMTPTIVEKGGKLFMVVGTPGGSTIITSVFQTILNVIEFNKSMQSAVSAKRFHHQWLPDVVNTEKDALDSLTIDKLTKKGYKINPGAGIGRVDAILVTKWGYYQGGADPRGDDTKMGW comes from the coding sequence ATGCAACACCTTATTCCCCGCAAGTATTGTTTTATAGCTGGTATGCTTTTGCTGGCCGGTATTGTTTTACCCGGCTGCGTGCGCGGCCAGTTAGGTCGCGATAGTAGCGACCAGTACTATAACGGCATGGTGGTGTGTGCTTATCCGGATGCGGCGAAGGTAGGCGTGGAGATACTAAAGAAAGGCGGTAACGCGGTAGACGCGGCTGTGGCTGTACAATTTGCACTGGCGGTAACCTTACCCGAGGCTGGTAATATTGGCGGCGGCGGTTTTATGGTATACCGATCGGGCAGGGGGCAAACCAATACGCTCGATTTCAGGGAAAAGGCACCGGCCACGGCCAGCGCCAATATGTACCTTGATTCGGCAGGGAACGTGATACCGGGCATGAGTTTAAGCACCCACCAGGCATCGGGTGTGCCGGGAAGCGTGGATGGCATGATACAAGCCCACAAAAAATACGGCAAGCTAAAATGGGCTGACCTGGTGGAACCCGCCATCCGCCTGGCACGCGATGGTTTTAAGGTAACAAAGCGCCTGGCCGACGACCTGAACCGCAACGCGGCCGATTTCCAAAAGCGTAACCCCGGTAAAAAATATTTCCTGAAAGATACCAAATGGCAGGAGGGCGATCTGCTGGTGCAGGACGACCTGGCCAATACGCTTGAACTGATAAAAGATAAAGGCCGGGATGGATTTTACGCCGGCAAGGTGGCCGATATGTTAATAGCCGAAATGCAAACCGGCAAAGGCATGATCACCAAAGAAGATTTGAAGAACTATCATTCCGTTTGGCGCAAACCAATTGTGGGGATGTATAAGGATTATAAGATCATTACCATGCCGCCCCCATCAAGCGGGGGGATAGCGCTGCTGCAATTGCTGCATTCGGTTGAGAAATATCCGTTAAGTAAATGGGGTTTTAATAAGGACTCGACCGTTCAGGTGATCGTAGAAGCAGAGCGCCGGGTATATGCCGACCGCTCTAAATACCTGGGCGATCCCGATTTTTACAAGGTACCGGTTGATAGTTTGCTGAGGCCAGCCTATATCGATTCGAGAATGAAAAGTTTCGATTGGGCCGCGGCAACTCCGAGCAGCAGCATACAGGCCGGCAGCTTTGTTGGTTACGAAAGCGACCAAACTACCCACTATTCTATTGTCGACAGGGAGGGCAACGCCGTATCCATCACTACTACACTGAATGGCTCATTCGGGTCGAAAATAGTGGTAGCTGGCGCCGGCTTTCTATTGAATAATGAGATGGACGATTTTAGTTCGAAGCAAGGTGTGCCCAATATGTACGGCCTGGTGGGCGGTAAGGCTAATAGCATACAGCCGGGTAAACGGATGTTGTCATCAATGACACCCACCATTGTTGAAAAAGGCGGCAAACTATTTATGGTGGTAGGCACGCCGGGCGGATCGACCATTATCACATCAGTTTTCCAAACTATCCTGAATGTGATAGAATTTAATAAGAGTATGCAGAGTGCCGTATCGGCCAAACGTTTTCATCACCAATGGCTGCCCGATGTGGTAAACACCGAAAAGGATGCGTTGGATAGCCTTACTATTGATAAGCTCACCAAAAAAGGTTATAAGATAAACCCTGGCGCCGGCATTGGTCGCGTAGATGCCATTTTAGTAACCAAGTGGGGCTACTACCAGGGCGGCGCTGATCCAAGGGGGGATGATACGAAGATGGGATGGTAG
- a CDS encoding S8 family serine peptidase gives MAKFLRRCCGLFLLILLSAAWANAQKVLVSNAQKQELTNFATQTDQAFKTNYQKAVNLARTKGWPIRRKNGDGSVLVLQGVNALGFPVYLRTTDNVIAAATTGTNTVQPGGLLGLNLTGSSAIMANKLAIWDGGWVLATHQEFTGKTISIKDAGSTVIDHATHVAGTMIAKGTYAPAKGMSYGATSLLSYDFNNDVTEMTAAAATGLLLSNHSYGGVSGWSFNDSQNRWEWYGLPGDTEDYTFGFYDTRTQSWDKIAYNAPYYLIVESSGNSHGETGPAVGADYWGYRSRTDQTIVDKGNRPAGMSSNDAYDVLNSTANAKNILTVGAVNPLPYGPSNRSDLVVAPFSSWGPTDDGRVKPDIVGMGVNVLSTGSSSNTAYLTLSGTSMASPNVTGSLYLLQEYYQQKNNGTFMKSATLKGLVCHTAFDGGNVGPDYIYGWGLLDMKRAAQAITDAGTKSIIRESILAQGAASTVNVIASGNGVLSATIVWTDVQGTPTAGTTINDRTPKLVNDLDIRISDGTTTFKPWVLDPANPSAAATTGDNIRDNVEQVYVAGATPGKAYTITITHKGTLSGGSQPYSLIVTGVGGAAYCASAPASSADSRINNITLSNLNNTPAAGCTSYSDYTSTTVSLEQGKTYPISITAGTCGANFNKIAKVYIDYNGDGTFDPVSELAATTNVIAGAGTYTGTISVPGNVVADNYSLMRVVLSETTDPATITPCGTYAKGETQDYRVQFTKTTADAGVISVSSTTPGGACAGPTNVTVRVKNFGSANISNIPVTVTITNPDNSVTTLNETYTFVLPPSAEDDFILQGTFNAVSGATYRISATTNLSGDPVTANNTVTANVVTGTPSSANALQAYYCDDTKRYILTGNSDGGILWYKNINDVLPVAAGAPAYTAQTPVNNTFYAGVNDLSGTLGPATKNVYTAGGYNQFTPAINVSTSVPVIIQSARLYIGNPGKITFNVNNADGQTVSSATINAVATRTTPGAGAQTDDPNDQGRVYTLNLLFPSAGNYTVSVSYDATATLYRNNGGVMGYPYNLGGAIRITGNNATSPTNPSDTTYNKNFYYYLYNMQVKSAGCAATTRQAVTLAKPVVTQRDSLLSSSFSNSNQWYYNDSLIVGANGQTYVPTKSGNYKVGVTLGTGCTVFSDNYRFAVVARHPDNSAIGLSVFPVPATTKITVAFNAPANDNLTLSLVNNAGQTVYSQKQAIISGSFSTVMDVSKQITGTYILQVTLGGKVYGHKILIVR, from the coding sequence ATGGCAAAATTTTTACGCCGTTGCTGCGGGTTGTTTTTGTTGATATTGCTTTCTGCTGCCTGGGCGAACGCGCAAAAAGTGCTGGTAAGTAATGCCCAAAAACAGGAACTGACCAACTTTGCCACTCAAACCGATCAGGCCTTCAAAACTAATTATCAAAAAGCTGTTAATTTGGCCCGTACTAAGGGGTGGCCCATCAGGCGTAAAAACGGGGATGGCTCGGTGTTGGTTTTGCAGGGGGTTAACGCCCTCGGTTTCCCGGTTTATTTGCGCACTACCGATAATGTGATTGCCGCGGCCACCACGGGTACCAACACCGTTCAGCCCGGCGGTTTGTTGGGTTTGAACCTTACCGGATCGAGCGCTATAATGGCTAACAAGCTGGCTATTTGGGATGGTGGCTGGGTGCTGGCCACTCACCAGGAATTTACGGGTAAAACCATCAGTATTAAAGATGCAGGTTCAACGGTAATAGACCATGCCACGCACGTGGCCGGTACCATGATAGCTAAGGGTACTTATGCTCCGGCTAAGGGCATGTCTTATGGTGCTACCTCTTTGTTATCCTACGATTTTAATAACGATGTAACCGAAATGACGGCCGCCGCCGCGACGGGCTTGTTACTGTCTAACCACTCGTACGGTGGCGTATCGGGCTGGAGTTTTAACGACAGTCAAAACCGCTGGGAGTGGTATGGCTTGCCCGGCGATACCGAAGATTATACCTTTGGCTTTTATGATACCCGTACCCAATCGTGGGATAAGATAGCTTACAACGCGCCTTACTACCTCATTGTGGAATCATCTGGAAATAGCCATGGCGAAACCGGCCCCGCAGTTGGTGCCGATTACTGGGGTTACCGCAGCCGTACCGATCAAACTATTGTTGATAAAGGTAACCGCCCCGCCGGTATGAGTAGTAACGATGCCTATGATGTGCTTAACTCGACCGCGAACGCCAAAAACATATTAACCGTAGGCGCAGTTAACCCTTTGCCTTATGGGCCAAGCAACCGATCTGACCTGGTGGTAGCTCCTTTCAGTAGTTGGGGGCCAACGGATGACGGCCGTGTTAAACCTGATATTGTAGGGATGGGTGTTAACGTACTTTCAACAGGCAGCAGCAGTAACACGGCTTACCTCACCCTTTCGGGAACATCCATGGCATCGCCAAACGTTACCGGTTCGCTTTATTTGCTGCAGGAATATTACCAGCAAAAAAATAACGGCACCTTCATGAAATCGGCCACGCTGAAGGGCCTGGTTTGCCATACCGCCTTTGATGGTGGCAACGTTGGCCCCGATTATATTTATGGCTGGGGTTTGCTGGATATGAAGCGTGCAGCCCAGGCCATCACCGATGCCGGCACTAAAAGCATCATCAGGGAAAGCATATTGGCGCAGGGGGCTGCATCAACCGTAAACGTTATCGCATCGGGTAATGGCGTTTTATCGGCTACCATTGTGTGGACAGATGTGCAGGGAACACCTACCGCGGGTACCACGATCAATGATCGCACCCCTAAACTGGTGAACGACCTGGATATCCGTATCAGCGATGGAACAACTACCTTTAAACCCTGGGTATTAGACCCGGCTAACCCATCGGCTGCCGCTACAACCGGCGATAATATCCGGGATAATGTAGAGCAGGTATATGTAGCAGGCGCTACGCCGGGCAAGGCTTATACCATCACCATAACGCATAAAGGTACCTTATCCGGCGGATCACAACCTTATTCGCTTATCGTTACCGGTGTAGGCGGCGCTGCTTACTGCGCATCGGCCCCGGCGTCAAGCGCCGATTCGCGAATCAATAATATCACCCTTTCAAATCTTAATAATACCCCGGCGGCGGGCTGCACCAGCTATAGCGATTATACATCAACCACTGTAAGCCTGGAGCAGGGAAAAACCTATCCCATCAGCATAACTGCCGGTACTTGCGGCGCCAATTTTAATAAGATAGCCAAGGTTTATATTGATTACAATGGCGATGGTACCTTCGACCCGGTTTCCGAATTGGCCGCTACAACAAACGTAATAGCAGGTGCGGGGACTTATACTGGTACAATCAGCGTACCGGGTAATGTAGTGGCCGATAATTACAGCCTGATGCGTGTGGTGCTGAGCGAAACTACCGATCCGGCGACAATAACGCCCTGCGGCACTTATGCCAAAGGCGAAACACAGGATTATCGTGTGCAATTCACCAAAACCACCGCCGATGCCGGTGTAATATCGGTGAGCAGTACTACCCCCGGCGGCGCATGCGCCGGGCCAACAAATGTAACTGTGCGTGTTAAGAATTTCGGTAGCGCCAATATCAGCAACATCCCGGTAACGGTAACCATCACCAATCCCGATAACTCGGTTACTACTTTAAACGAGACCTACACTTTCGTGTTGCCGCCATCGGCCGAGGATGATTTTATTTTGCAGGGTACGTTCAATGCCGTGTCGGGAGCTACCTATCGCATAAGCGCCACAACCAATCTCAGCGGCGACCCGGTTACCGCTAATAATACGGTTACCGCCAATGTGGTTACCGGTACGCCATCGTCGGCCAATGCATTGCAAGCCTATTATTGCGATGATACCAAACGTTATATCCTAACAGGTAATAGCGATGGTGGTATCCTTTGGTATAAAAACATAAACGATGTTTTGCCTGTTGCTGCCGGTGCGCCTGCCTATACCGCGCAAACACCGGTTAATAATACCTTTTATGCCGGAGTGAACGACCTGAGCGGCACGCTTGGCCCGGCTACTAAAAACGTGTATACGGCAGGCGGATATAACCAGTTTACACCAGCCATTAATGTAAGTACAAGCGTACCTGTAATTATTCAAAGCGCCAGGTTGTATATCGGTAATCCGGGTAAGATCACTTTCAATGTGAACAACGCCGACGGACAAACCGTATCAAGCGCAACCATTAACGCTGTAGCCACCCGCACCACACCGGGGGCCGGCGCACAAACGGACGACCCTAACGACCAGGGCCGGGTGTATACGCTTAACTTGTTATTCCCATCGGCGGGTAATTATACCGTATCTGTTAGTTATGACGCTACCGCTACCTTGTACCGAAACAATGGCGGCGTAATGGGCTATCCGTATAATTTAGGTGGTGCTATCCGTATCACCGGGAATAATGCCACATCGCCAACCAATCCGTCGGATACAACCTACAATAAAAACTTTTATTACTATCTGTACAATATGCAGGTAAAAAGTGCGGGTTGCGCAGCCACTACCCGGCAGGCGGTAACATTGGCCAAACCGGTGGTAACACAACGCGATAGCCTGCTGAGTTCGAGCTTTAGCAATAGCAACCAATGGTACTATAACGATAGCTTGATAGTAGGCGCCAACGGCCAAACCTATGTACCTACTAAAAGCGGTAACTACAAGGTTGGCGTAACACTGGGCACGGGTTGTACTGTGTTTTCAGATAATTATCGTTTCGCTGTGGTAGCGCGCCATCCTGATAATTCAGCTATCGGCTTGTCGGTATTCCCGGTGCCGGCCACTACAAAGATAACCGTAGCCTTTAACGCCCCTGCCAATGATAACCTCACGCTTTCGCTGGTGAACAATGCCGGGCAAACCGTGTATTCGCAAAAGCAGGCGATAATTTCGGGTAGCTTTAGTACCGTGATGGATGTAAGCAAACAGATAACGGGAACCTATATTTTACAGGTTACCCTTGGCGGGAAGGTTTATGGGCATAAGATATTGATAGTTCGATAG
- the pgi gene encoding glucose-6-phosphate isomerase, with protein MLPNIDFTTTNAYKYLTDHFIDIAAIDLKALFKSDNERFTKFSTRFEDILVDYSKNRVTDETVALLIQLARECRLKDAVGAMFSGEKINVTEGRQVLHTALRNQSNTPVLADGKDVMPEVNAVLQQMKTFSEAVISGEWKGFTGKQITDVVNIGIGGSDLGPVMVTEALKPYKTRLNLHFVSNVDGTHIAETLKGLDPETTMFLIASKTFTTQETMANAHSARDWFLAAGAKEADVAKHFAALSTNSKAVEAFGIDTANMFVFWDWVGGRYSLWSAIGLSIALSIGFDNFEELLSGAHAMDNHFRATEFEQNIPVILALLGIWYNNFFEAETEAILPYDQYMHRFAAYFQQGDMESNGKSTDRNGKAIEYQTGPIIWGEPGTNGQHAFYQLIHQGTKLIPCDFIAPAQSHNPLGEHHQMLLSNFFAQTEALMNGKTYDVVVEELKAAGKSEAEIEQLAPFKVFEGNRPTNSILVKKITPRSLGSLIAMYEHKIFVQGIIWNIYSFDQWGVELGKQLAGKILPELKGDEEVSSHDASTNGLINAYKGWR; from the coding sequence ATGCTGCCAAACATCGATTTTACTACCACCAACGCGTACAAATACCTTACGGATCACTTTATAGATATAGCTGCCATTGATCTGAAGGCTTTATTTAAATCTGATAATGAACGATTTACAAAGTTTTCGACCCGCTTTGAGGATATCCTTGTAGATTACTCGAAAAACCGTGTTACCGACGAGACTGTTGCTTTGTTGATACAGCTGGCCCGTGAGTGTAGGCTAAAAGATGCAGTGGGCGCGATGTTCAGCGGCGAAAAGATCAACGTTACCGAGGGCCGCCAGGTGCTGCATACCGCCCTGCGTAACCAAAGTAATACCCCCGTTTTAGCCGATGGAAAAGACGTGATGCCCGAAGTGAACGCGGTATTACAACAGATGAAAACCTTTAGCGAGGCCGTGATTAGCGGCGAGTGGAAGGGCTTCACCGGTAAGCAAATTACCGATGTGGTCAATATCGGCATCGGCGGCTCAGACTTAGGCCCGGTGATGGTGACCGAAGCGCTGAAGCCTTACAAAACCCGCCTTAACCTGCACTTTGTATCTAACGTGGATGGCACCCACATTGCCGAGACTTTAAAGGGCCTCGACCCGGAAACCACGATGTTCCTGATTGCCAGCAAAACCTTCACCACGCAGGAAACCATGGCCAACGCCCACAGCGCGCGCGATTGGTTCCTGGCTGCCGGTGCTAAAGAGGCTGATGTGGCCAAGCACTTCGCGGCTTTATCCACTAATTCAAAAGCGGTTGAGGCTTTTGGTATCGATACCGCCAACATGTTTGTGTTTTGGGATTGGGTAGGCGGCCGCTATTCGTTATGGAGCGCCATCGGCTTATCTATTGCCTTAAGCATTGGTTTTGATAATTTTGAGGAATTGCTGAGTGGCGCCCATGCTATGGATAACCATTTCCGCGCTACCGAGTTTGAGCAAAACATCCCGGTGATACTGGCCTTATTGGGTATCTGGTATAATAACTTCTTCGAAGCAGAGACCGAAGCCATTTTACCATACGACCAGTATATGCACCGTTTCGCGGCTTATTTCCAGCAGGGAGATATGGAAAGCAACGGTAAATCAACCGATCGCAATGGCAAAGCTATCGAGTATCAAACCGGTCCTATTATATGGGGAGAGCCAGGCACAAACGGCCAGCACGCATTCTACCAGTTAATACACCAGGGCACTAAACTGATCCCCTGCGATTTTATAGCCCCTGCGCAAAGCCATAACCCACTGGGCGAGCACCACCAGATGCTATTATCAAACTTCTTCGCTCAAACCGAGGCTTTAATGAACGGCAAAACCTACGATGTGGTAGTTGAAGAGTTAAAAGCCGCAGGTAAAAGCGAAGCCGAAATTGAGCAACTGGCGCCATTTAAGGTATTTGAAGGTAACCGCCCGACTAACTCCATCCTGGTTAAAAAGATCACCCCGCGTTCGTTGGGCTCGCTGATCGCTATGTACGAGCATAAGATATTTGTACAGGGCATTATCTGGAACATCTATAGCTTCGACCAATGGGGCGTTGAGTTGGGCAAGCAGTTGGCCGGTAAGATATTGCCTGAGTTGAAGGGTGATGAGGAAGTTAGCAGCCATGATGCATCTACCAATGGGTTGATCAATGCTTATAAAGGGTGGCGATAG
- the tnpA gene encoding IS200/IS605 family transposase, protein MSFVKIWVHLVFATKNREPLLQKEFRYDVYKHVSENCIDKDIFLQAINGYSDHIHCLISLGKDQNISKISQLIKGESSFWINQNNLTIEKFAWQDDYFAVSVSESQVKTVINYIKNQEIHHSKKSFAEEVDEFMMRYGWQTIKDN, encoded by the coding sequence ATGTCTTTTGTGAAAATCTGGGTTCACTTAGTGTTTGCCACGAAGAATCGTGAACCTTTATTGCAAAAGGAATTTCGATATGATGTTTACAAACATGTTTCCGAAAACTGTATAGATAAAGATATTTTTCTGCAAGCTATTAACGGATATAGCGATCATATACATTGCCTGATATCTTTAGGTAAAGACCAAAATATCTCCAAAATAAGTCAACTTATAAAAGGAGAGTCCTCCTTTTGGATCAATCAAAATAATTTGACTATCGAAAAGTTTGCCTGGCAGGATGATTACTTTGCTGTATCAGTTAGTGAATCACAGGTAAAAACTGTAATTAATTATATCAAAAATCAGGAAATACACCACTCCAAGAAATCATTTGCCGAAGAAGTAGATGAGTTTATGATGAGATATGGATGGCAAACCATAAAGGATAACTAA